The Purpureocillium takamizusanense chromosome 11, complete sequence region ACTGCTGTCCCTGGTTCGAGTAGCCTTGAGTTTGTTGTTGCGGAGCTTGGCCTGCTGGGGAAGCTAAAGAATTAGATTTCAAGCCCCAAGGGGGAGACGATGTGCTCCAACGAACGCACCTCGCCCATAAAAGGGATCATGGGGCTGCATGGCCGGATAAGGTtgcccggcagcggcgggagccTGGCCCGGGAACGGCTGGTACGGTGATGAGGATGCTGGGTAAGTAGGCTGCTGCGGTGGAGCAGTCGCATAGACAGGCTGCTGGGGAGCTGCAGCCGACGCGCCTAACCGGGAGTTATAAGGATCATTTGGCTGGGCAAATCCAGATTGGGGCAGATTGGCTCCCGTTCCAATATATGGAGGgtcctggctgggctggtaCCCGGGACGAATCATGGAACCACCCTGGGGAACAGAAAACCTTGGGTCCGGACCGGGAGACTGCTGGGTTGGCTGGTAGCCACCAGCGTACGCGCCACCACTGGTGCCGGCGTactgttgttgttgctgttgctgcggcggAGGGTAGGCGCCAGATGCTCCAGTGTAGCCCGGTGCTCCGGTTCCCGGGTACCTGTTCTCATATCCAGAGTCACGGTAAGGGTCCGCTTGGAAAGGCGATTCGGTAGGGCCTTGGTTCTGGCGCGACTGATGCGTCTCAGAGTAGCGATATTGTACTACAGGTGAGTTAGATGAGAGTCTCGCGGCAAAGCCATTGGCGTCTCTCGAGGTATGGATACCTCCAGAGGTGTGGCGCGACGTCTGCGCTCGCCTCTCACTGTCCCATCGGGCAGAGTCGGCCTTGAGATCTTCAATCATCGCCTGTAGTGAGGTGCCGTGGCTCAGCATACATTCCGCGCTACACCACTTGCGACTCGCTCCCAGCAGCTCGGGAGCCAGTGGGTGAAAGGAAGGGTCAAGGAGAGATGGCTCACTGTAGTCAAGTTCCTGTAGGCTGTAATATAGTATCCTTGAACGACTTGGCCAGTCTGTGGGTTCTATTGTCCGAGGAGGTAGTATGTAAGCCAGATGAATCACATGCAAGACGTGGTGTTGCGTCGGTTGCGGTGCAGACGTGGCTATGGCGCCGTCGTACCTCGTAATGCCCAGGCCTTACCAGGGCATCGTTGCCCAGATAACGGCAAATGTCGGCCGAGATGACCTCGCGGTCAATACCATCGCGGGGGACGAAGTACTCGTTTTGTCGGGCTGTGGCCGTCGGCCCGGCTTGACTTTGGTTGCGGGGTTGCCTCGACATGATGAGGATGGAGAGACGGGGGGttcgcgacggcggcggaggagggggatgaGGGAGGAGTAGAGGTCAAAATAACGACCAGGTGGCGGCGAGAGGTGTGCAAGAGAGAAGAGTGCGTgaaagagagggagaggagtcgaggaggcagcagcagcgaggggCGACAGGGGGAAGGATAAAGAGGGCTGGTGCGTATGCTGCGGCGAGTGTGTCAGCAGATGGACAACGACTGGCAAGGGGAGCAGACAGGTTTCTGTCGAAAGAGGAGTCGGTGGcgggtgaggtggtggtggtggtggtggtggtgggaggcggGAGGTGGGAGGGTGGGAGGCGGCAGCTCCTTGGAGGCGGACGggaggcgaagacggcgggcgggcaccaaGAGAAAAGGCGGTTTGGCGGTGCGCAGGCGGGTGGAGACCTTGGGTACAGCGGCGCCCCAGCCCTGAGCAATCCAATAGGCCCCCACAGCTCGGCTGCCCTGTCCCTGGGGTGGGGCTGGGCCTGAACTTGAGCGACCTGATGATGTGCTGCTGGCAGCCCAGTGGGCCACTGGGAACCCGACTGCACCTCACCCACAGGGCACCAAGCGCTTGTGCTTGTcgcgagcagctgcagcgtcTGACACGGTCTGGGTCTGGTTGGACCGGACGTGGCCGAGCCGCAAGACGACAACTAATGGCCCAGGCGGAAGGTTGAGGGTCCCCAGCCCCTTCAAGCtttgacgatgatggtggcggacCGAGCCACTGGGACAGGCAAGGCCGGGCTGGTACGGCCACTCCACCGCCCCGGAAgtctctttttcttctccctcTCAGCGCCCAGCCAGGCAACCTCAAGTCTGGAGTGCCTTTGGACAGCCGGACCGTAGTATCCAATGCCGCCTTCGCCACCTCACAAGGCCGGCTGATGCTAGCCAACAGCCCCGTACACGCATCAGTTGGGCTCCTTTGGCCGTACCTTGGGGGCAAAGGCCAATCACAGGCGGGACTCGAAGTGCCTTTCAGATGCCTGCGGAGTGATTTGCGGTATggggggtttttttttttgctgtTGCCTGAGACAAGAATCGATAATCGATGATTCGAGTCAACGCAAGTCGAGGCAGTGATGCAATTGCCGAGTCGACGCAGTATCACAGAGCGAGCCTTGTTGCTATTGAGGCGATACAGGGCACAACTCGGAATGAAAGTGGCGACAGCTCGCCCTCAAAATCCGAGGTAACAATGGTGGTACGTAGGGGCGGAATCCGCGCTTTTCTAGTTACGGCCCTCGGTGGACACTCATATGGACGGCCAGGCAGGCCTGGGTATCGTCTGGTAGGACTGGCCTGGCCATCTCGTGACTGGTCAGAGTCCTCGGTCCATCAACGATACCCATCTCTTGGACTCCCGGCTTGGTGGCGAGGGTCCCTTCCTTCGTCttgggcgccgaggccgttggGCTGCGCTGCACCCTCTACCAGAAGAGGGAACGCTCCGGGATCATTCAGTCAGCTGTATGCGCCGTCCGATCGAAACGCATCGACTCCCCGGTCCGACCATGCCCAGCAGCTGTTTACACGAGGAGAACCCTGCCAAAAGCATATGATGTGATATTTGTAGCATCATGATGATGGATTCGCCCGGTCCAGGAGGCAGGGGCGTGTGAATGTTGGGAGATGTTTGCGACGCAGTGCGCACGCAACGAGCGCATCAGCCTGGTCACGGTATACGTTTCAGGTTCACTGCCTCACTGTGAGTAGGGTTCTCCACGTCGTGTACGGGCGATTTCCTCCATCTGCGCTTCCTGCTGTCCGTGAAGCcatcggccatggccggccgtACGTGCAGTTCCCCAGGGTCGTTGGCTTTTCCGACGTGGCACTCTGCTCAAgtcgcgccgcgctcgttgAGCTGCAGCTCATCGATGCACGCTCGTCCCGCAAGCCGGCATATAGGTTTCCCCAGTCCTTAGTCTCAGTCGCTGCATCACCATCGACGGCCGGCGGTGAGCGAGGGCCACCGAAGACCGTACGAAGTATTTGCTTCCAGACGCTCATCAACAAAAGTTTGTTGGCTCAATGACAGTTGTCGCTGCACTTCAGAGTCAGTTATTCGACGACGTATCCATCAAGCAGCCTGTCCATTGACCTAAGACCAGGTGTCACAGCAGTCTCACCGTTCCCGCAACTAAAGATGCAAGACGGTTGCGTTTGTGTGGCTATATCCGGCTGGCAGTGTTCGGGCTACTTATTTATCATTGTAAGCACTGGATCGCAGTGAACGGACGGActggcgaggcggaggcgtgTCGCACGCggtctgcccgcccgccagcccgcctccGCGCGAGAGGGAAACGCGCAAAAGGCCGGACTTGGGTTGGCAAATGTTCGTGGGCGGTGCGGGCTGGAGATATTATCCATCTCGAacgcgctgccgcctccaAGCATTCCGCGCGGAAGCATAGATAAGATACATGCACTGAGTGTCGCGACCCGTCGACACCACAACTTGGATCCTTTAGGCCACCAACGGGTTCGATATTCTTCTGCTGGCGCCATCGAAGCTCCATCCACGCTCACCCTCGCGGAGCACCAAGCGCTCGCTTCGACGGATGGATGCTTTGAGCTGCATAAAATCCACCGCGCGGAGTCTGCTCCACTTGGTCGCCGGACCACCAGCCACCGGCAGATAAAGCTGACGGTCTGGCAAGAGGCGCGAGTTCTGCGGACAGAGTTCGCACCTGGTGCGAGCCAGAGCCACGGTTGACTGTCGAGCGCGTGCCCACACCACTTGAGCTGCAAAACGTGTCGCGACGCAACGACGAGTGCCAACTGCTGCACCCCAAGAcgccttggcgccggcgagctgtCGGAGGCCGGCGAGAACTGGCCCACAAGTGTTCGGGGGTCGGTCTGGTACTTGGGCTTCCGTTGGGTACCGACGGCTCCCACCAATTGCAGCCCAACACGCCGACAAcggatgacgacgagttTGAGGACCACGACAGCGGCCTAATTGCCGCTCGTTGGCCAATCAAACAAATCCTTGccacctgctgctcctcAAGTCGGACAGTCAACTGCCCGGCCGAGGCTCGCTGCCAGTCTCGCTCCGAATCTAAGCCAGTAGAGAGGAGTGTTCTGCATGAAAACGAATCCGGTTGTAATGTCAGCGCGCAAAAGTATTGGCctgagcgagggcggcattTTCTGCTCATCAATGTCATCGCTTGTGGCCTCACAGACGCTGTCTGGCGCTCCAGTCCCCGGAGCCCCGGGTGATGACTAGTGGCTTTGCCTCGCTCCAATGCCCTGAGTCGCGCGCAAGTTTGACCACAACCGGGCTTGTGTGAAACAACTCTGTCCAAAATGCGGCCGCGCAGCTTGGCAACGCTTGTTTGCCCGTTCTCAAAGTTTGATCCGCGAGTGGGCTACCCACgagcatgatgatggcccTATCCAATGAGGCAGTTCGGCTCCGAGTTCTTTCCGCCTGCCTCGGTCGTCGCGTGCCGACTGGGTCATATCGAGCAGTCTTCGTCTTGGTCGATGGTTGTGGTTGATCCGCTCAAGTGAGGTCACCAAAGACCCCAAAGGCCTATGTAGTCAGCCTCGGTATTGGGCAACCTCTATCCAAACTTCAGCTTCTGCTGGCCTTGTTCAAGTTTCCCTTGCCGGCCCCGTTTGGACGAAGAGTTCGCTCCCTTCGCGACGGAGATCCGCGAGCAAGGTGCGTTCTCGGCGAATGCAGGCCTGACACGTTCATTCTCCTGGATATCCTTGGCCATGTGCCAATCCCCATGGCTTTGGAGCGAACCCGGATCATCGAAGCTTGCATTGCATCTGCGGCACACAAAGTCCGTCATGGGCAGCTGTCCTTCCGCATGCGTCTCGGCTTGCGGCGTTTGCTCTGATTCGTGAGCTCTGTCGTGATGGGGGACGCTGGGATGAACTTGCATCTCGCCGCCCGGTTGCGGCAAGTCGTGGTGGTTGGACGTGGTCTCGTGAGTGCCGCCCCCCTGAACGAAGAATCGATGGAGACCGCCACTCTCGACTCGGGGTCTTTTGCCGGGCCGTTGCTCGGTTTCGGCTCGATGCGTAGGGGGGCCCGAACGCGCAGATTCCGCCTCGATGCTACCCTTGATGAGGAAAGCACCGATCGCCATATTGCCTTTGACTCCTTCTTCAAAGCCCCCAACACTGAGACTCAAGTTCGCACAAGGCCAGACCTTTCCATCAGAGGTGATTTGGTAAAGGAGATCCTTGGACAGCTGGAACAGGGCCTCTTCATTTAGTACCTTTCCCTGTGGGATCGGCCCCTGGCGGCTGCGGGTTTGGCCCGAAGTGCGGTGGTGCAGGTTGATGGTACGTGGTCGCCGCTTGTTGTCCAAaacgccctcctccaccagtCGGGCGTAGATGTCGGCAACAAAGATTCTCAGCCATTTGAGGGCCTGCTCTGCGTTATTGATGCTTGGTCGAAAGGACTTTGCCGAGAGCATAGACTTGATCTGGGTGCGCGAGTTGACCTCACTAGTGTCCACGCCGCGGACGGTGTCGTATAGCCAACGACCTGTATCATCGCCAAGCTTCGCTTTCATCTGATCCATCGACACCTGAAGCAGCTCCCTAACGCTCTCGGTGTGAAACGTTGACACCACCTGGTCGCCAAGCTTGCCGCCCAAGTTCCGAATCTTGGTCAGCTTGAAGTCCGCCAGGAAGGTGTCAACGGCGCGATTGCGCACAACTGTTTGACAGTTGGGCTTCTTGAAGCCGGAGCCCAACTTGCTCAGAAGCTTGTTACTGGCGATACCGGCCGAGCATGTGTAGCCTAGTCTCTTTCGTACTTCCGCACGGACGCCTCGCACAATCTCAGAGCCGACAAGGATCGCCACGTCGTCCCAATCTGGGTCTtgcgtctcctcctcctcatccagGTCTACGAGAGCATCTGCCTGCCAGTCCAGGGCGCAAacgggcggaggcggcagcaCCTCGGTGGGGTCGTCGTAGGG contains the following coding sequences:
- a CDS encoding uncharacterized protein (COG:S~EggNog:ENOG503P7UZ) codes for the protein MSRQPRNQSQAGPTATARQNEYFVPRDGIDREVISADICRYLGNDALVRPGHYENPQTGQVVQGYYITAYRNLTTAMIEDLKADSARWDSERRAQTSRHTSGVQYRYSETHQSRQNQGPTESPFQADPYRDSGYENRYPGTGAPGYTGASGAYPPPQQQQQQQYAGTSGGAYAGGYQPTQQSPGPDPRFSVPQGGSMIRPGYQPSQDPPYIGTGANLPQSGFAQPNDPYNSRLGASAAAPQQPVYATAPPQQPTYPASSSPYQPFPGQAPAAAGQPYPAMQPHDPFYGRGQAPQQQTQGYSNQGQQYEAAPPSRSSATPATAPTPPAGSSNRRSDRDSDRHHRPPRR
- a CDS encoding uncharacterized protein (COG:S~EggNog:ENOG503P7UZ) produces the protein MSRQPRNQSQAGPTATARQNEYFVPRDGIDREVISADICRYLGNDALVRPGHYENPQTGQVVQGYYITAYRNLTTAMIEDLKADSARWDSERRAQTSRHTSGGIHTSRDANGFAARLSSNSPVVQYRYSETHQSRQNQGPTESPFQADPYRDSGYENRYPGTGAPGYTGASGAYPPPQQQQQQQYAGTSGGAYAGGYQPTQQSPGPDPRFSVPQGGSMIRPGYQPSQDPPYIGTGANLPQSGFAQPNDPYNSRLGASAAAPQQPVYATAPPQQPTYPASSSPYQPFPGQAPAAAGQPYPAMQPHDPFYGRGAFVGAHRLPLGA
- the RAD30 gene encoding DNA-directed DNA polymerase (BUSCO:EOG09261801~EggNog:ENOG503NW7V~COG:L); its protein translation is MSSPPAISSPLHGAAGRRSRFTYRQLAQLASYGASNPLRVIAHIDLDAFYAQCEMVRLGVPEDKPLAVQQWQGLIAVNYPARAAGIGRHCNITEAKKLCPELIAQHVATWREGDDKWAYREDAAANIASDKVSLDPYRLQSRRILALVKEILPHDLQKVEKASIDEVFLDLSAHVHSILLERFPELSNPPPYDDPTEVLPPPPVCALDWQADALVDLDEEEETQDPDWDDVAILVGSEIVRGVRAEVRKRLGYTCSAGIASNKLLSKLGSGFKKPNCQTVVRNRAVDTFLADFKLTKIRNLGGKLGDQVVSTFHTESVRELLQVSMDQMKAKLGDDTGRWLYDTVRGVDTSEVNSRTQIKSMLSAKSFRPSINNAEQALKWLRIFVADIYARLVEEGVLDNKRRPRTINLHHRTSGQTRSRQGPIPQGKVLNEEALFQLSKDLLYQITSDGKVWPCANLSLSVGGFEEGVKGNMAIGAFLIKGSIEAESARSGPPTHRAETEQRPGKRPRVESGGLHRFFVQGGGTHETTSNHHDLPQPGGEMQVHPSVPHHDRAHESEQTPQAETHAEGQLPMTDFVCRRCNASFDDPGSLQSHGDWHMAKDIQENERVRPAFAENAPCSRISVAKGANSSSKRGRQGKLEQGQQKLKFG